The sequence ttttgtcCGTATTGTACAGTTTCTTATTGTACCACTTTTCTCTTCAGGTGGCAGAATGATGTCAGTGACCCCTGACCCCAACACCATCATTATCATCAGCAGGGTGACCAGTGAGCCAGACTGCAGTGTGTGCGTGAATAAGATGTCCAAACAGATATGCAATCCAAGCCGTCAAAAAATTACTGATCCTCGCAACACCTCAGTGGAGTTCACCTGTCCTCAGCCTCAGGATATTTTCACTGTGGAGATCAACAGAGAAATTGGTATGAAGATCTAAACATAgcaatttttaattttcaataaTCCTCTGATAACAGCGAACAGATTGATTAATCTTGATTATTTTAGCTGATTTTTATGCTTTGAATCTTTGTCAGCACAAAACTCTTTGAAAACCTAAGTCACCTTCTCTTATATGTTGTTCTGACTCTATAAACCCCAGACTGCACAGATACCTCCTGCTCTGGTGACATTGTTCAGGCCGAGTCCGAACTGTTCCCAGACTTCAACCGGACCTTCACCTGGGACTTGAAAGTTGTCGCCACTCGAGCTTTTCAACTGGACTTCCCAGAACCGGGAATGCGACAGATTTCCAACAAGGAGACCTGTCCAGATGGGCACACGTACTCTCTTGTTATCTATCTGCGCGGTGGGCCAGCAGACATTGGTACCTTTTGCAAAGGGGGAAATGTGACCACCATCCTGGCAAGATACAAGGGccgtgtgtctctgcaggtgccTGGGAACACGAAGCTGTACCCTGTTGACTTTAAACTCAATGTTGGGCCTGAGACCAGcagtaagtttgtttttttatttctgtgtcatgACAAACCTTTGGCCCATCCCACAATGGAGTAAATGATAAAGATCATCACCTCTTACATAACTTGTAGACAACATTCGCAACAAATTCTAAATACGTTAGGTTTTGATTTGCTCCATATGTCAGTAGCCCACTGCACTCAGCAAACATTTCTACAAACAAATGTTgatcttaaataaaaaatgaatccCCAAAACCGTAGTTGTGAATAAGTTTTCAATCACCCTCAGATATAAAAAGAGGATGAACTGAACAGTTTTGCCCACAGGTATTGGTTTACAGGTTGAAAATGACTGTTAAGTGCCTGTAATTATATTAAAAAGCCTATCTAATGATAGAAGACTCCCTGTTTCTAACCACAacattctctcctttttttcctctagtGTTGGCCATAGTGAAAGTCAATCTACCACGAGGTGAATCAGACACTGACTTCATCACGCCCAACTATCCCGGTGATTTCCCTGATAACCAGCAGATGCAGTGGGACTTCACAGTGCCCGGCATGCACAACTATTCAGTGCAGTTTCGTGATCGCACCTCCCCAGAGTGCCTTAAAGGAGGAGTGGCGGTGGAGTACCAGAAAGAGGACAAGAAGGTGACCAAATTGACTCTCACGGATCCTCAGCCGCAGCATCAACAGGGCAGCTTCAACATGGTGCTCAAGAATTGTGAAACCAACAGGACACTACAAGGACTCACCTTGAACTTCAGAATATCTGTGATGAGGAGTGGGCATCCAGGTAGAATGTTAAAACTTCACAGCTGGGGGTCTGAGGAGCATTTTTGATTTTGCAGTATATatgataaaatgaataataaaagcaCAAGCCAGTATGAATACTAAAATGATCCCTCTGTGTTGTACTTTCTTTTCAGTTCTTTGTACGGTGGATCTAACCAAACAGCAAGGAGTGTCCTTGAAGATAGAGAAGGTGGGTTCTGATCCATATTGTGAAATGAGCATTAACTCCAAGGTTGAAGAGAAGATAAACGTGGCTGCAGGCACAAAGGCCAGCCTCTCCTTCCTCGACTGTCCAAATGAAGATGTGCGCCTGACAGCTAGTGAAGTTATCAGTaagatgattttttaaaatattcatgaaTAGTTAAAATCATTAATCTTCTTAGAGCCTTAGACTTGCATTTGTTGCTCGGGCTGTTCCTTTAGTTTAGAAACTTAATATTCTCAGTCTTTTCTGTGCCTTTTAATGACAGGTTGCCAAAATGCGGCGTCGTGCCCTGTGACTCTCCTCACTGTGCCCAAACTGGATTCCTGTCTGCCAATGCCCCTCCACAGCTTCACCTGGCACCTCAGCATGCCTCACGACAGCACAGTGGATCTTTTGTCGCCCACAGGGAGTCTCCAGCAGTCCCTGCCTGGCCGGGGGTGTAATCAGTCTGTGTCATTGCATGTGGCAGAGGAGGATGGGTTTTCTGTTGGAGATTTCTGCTTTAATGGAAACATCCAGAAAGTTCAGGTACATGCCAACGTCTCCGTCACAGCTACGGCCCGCGACTTCAACAAGACCAAGGGGCCTTTCCTCAATGTCAGCTTCAGTCAGGAGATCTCAGGTAAAACATGAATTAATGCACATTTTGGGGCTGCAGTTAATGgttattttaatttttgcttAATCTGGGAAGAATTAATTAACTGATTGTTCTGTCAGAATACAGTGGATAAATTTCCCAGAGTCCAAAGTGCCATCTTCATAAACCTAGAGATATTCATAGAGCAGTCGTATCTGATTTTGCACTGGGGCTTCCTCAGGCTCACTCATCATATGTGCAgcaacaggtgtgtgtttttgaagatTCTCCAATAGTCCTATCCAATGATCAACTCCAGATCACGTGACACAAGTATTTATAGTTCCTAAATTCATAATATCCAGTACGTGTCACCTATCGTACACAATTTACAATTCATGTTTATATACATAGCAGTTATGGATGCAACAATATCACCCTTagcaacaaaaaaatttttaaaacacacatattatgAAAACTAAAATCTTTGCCCAATTTATTTTGCAACTACTAATAAATGAAGACAATCTAGAGACTGCATGTGCTCAAATTCCTACTTCAAGactatttttctacttttttccTGCTCCACCTCAGGATTATGGCTGAATGGCTGgaccaaaacattttctgttgctCAAGTAATCAGTTAGTCAACTTATATTCCAGCTGCAATATACATTGTCctctctttacattttaatcaacatcagacagacaggttttAAGAGATTTTAATCAATTTGAGTGGATATCAGGGTCAACTAGAGTGGATACGTATAGCATGGCACCAGGTATAGCTGCATGTAAATGAAGGAAGTCCACTCTAATTCCttatgaatgtgtgaatatCATCACATCTGCTTAGTGAAACATATTCACTTCACTTTAAAATTCCACACAGGGGCACTGTTGTACCATAAATGCTGGAGACCCCTTTGAAATTTagagactcacacacaggaTACCATAACAAGACTCAGCATTGTTTTCATCCCTTTTCAGAGACCATTATTTACAGAGTCAGCCCTAACACGTTGACTCCGAACCTGCTGGCCACTCCCAACTGGCCTGAGGGCATGAGGCCTTCCTCTACCGTGTCCTGGATCGTCACTCTGCCGAGCCAGTACCAGGCACAcatgcagtttgtcaacgtcaGCCAGCCCAAATGCCTCGACTGGCACACCGCCATCACGGTGAAGATGCTGGGCTACGAGGAGGAGATCCTGAGCCGCAGGGAGGACGAGCAGGCGAAGGACAAATTATTGGTCCCACAGAGTTTCTACCTCAACATGTCCAACTGTATACCTGAGGAGGGACACTTTGGTGCAGTGACTGAAATTGTCCTGCAGAAGAAGACCAGTAAGCAAACACTTGTTTCggcagtttaaaaacaaacaaaaaaaacaaaacaaaacaaaacaaaacacaacaaaaaaacccaaaatgaaTTCTCCCACTTTTCTTCATTGCTCTTTAGATCTCTTGGCCATAATCCTCGGGATAGCAGGAGCTCTGCTTTTGCTGATTGTAGTGCTAGCTGTAGTGTGCATCATCACAAAGTGAGTACGCCTGTAGCAAAACTCTTagaacacctgtgcacctgtgCAAGTTGACCCTGTCTTGGATAAAGTGATATTTATTTGACTATATTCTGTAGAATTGGTCTGTTACTGGCAGCTTTTGTTGACTCTCTGTTATTGTTTCTGCTCTACCCTCATcttttcaaacaggaaaaagaaaaaaggaagaatgaaCCAGGAGTCTTCCATCTACATGGGCAAAGGGAATATCTTCCGCCCAGGTGACAGGCACTTCACCAAAACCCGATCTGACAACGAATCCCATGTCTATGCCTCCATAGATGAGACGATGGTGTACGGACATCTGCTGGGTGACTCCAGCTACACTGACAGCATACAAGACAGCTTCAAAGGGATTCAGGTGGACTCTTATCACACATTTACAGGCCCCAGTGATGGACAGCTGCCTGTAATCAAAGAACCGGATCCAGAGCCCGAGATGGAGAAGATGTTCTTGGAC is a genomic window of Toxotes jaculatrix isolate fToxJac2 chromosome 13, fToxJac2.pri, whole genome shotgun sequence containing:
- the cdcp1b gene encoding CUB domain-containing protein 1, with product MRLCETCALLGLLFLTLLELSECLQTVVRSDKGSVVTVSTKLPLNQCAVCIVSGVNDTQTSCHSSTTLVPEEEVKLLFNCSQPIEQSYTVTITRTIECTKNACSPTTVETQPSILTDFTRTFTWELKAPEKTVVSLDILGEGLMETSQPCPKGLQYSVATSKTNSEGQSQYCQGGSVTRLDLPNQAAVSLQVKPKVQVDSVLFQASAGPLKGRTMVVTVDSSTTVVISRDPKGPECEVCTVDSSTPNCSPTEKILTNAGNFSLEFSCPKPQDMYSVKIKTKIECTKSSCTPTAGEVDPNLWTDFKRSLTWDISVPERTVLTLDFPGDGLKEASGTESCQDGYQYSVSTTRSDGNIKAKSYCRGGTVSHLDLFGATTVTVEVPKGGELDQTMFNVKAAPRGGRMMSVTPDPNTIIIISRVTSEPDCSVCVNKMSKQICNPSRQKITDPRNTSVEFTCPQPQDIFTVEINREIDCTDTSCSGDIVQAESELFPDFNRTFTWDLKVVATRAFQLDFPEPGMRQISNKETCPDGHTYSLVIYLRGGPADIGTFCKGGNVTTILARYKGRVSLQVPGNTKLYPVDFKLNVGPETSMLAIVKVNLPRGESDTDFITPNYPGDFPDNQQMQWDFTVPGMHNYSVQFRDRTSPECLKGGVAVEYQKEDKKVTKLTLTDPQPQHQQGSFNMVLKNCETNRTLQGLTLNFRISVMRSGHPVLCTVDLTKQQGVSLKIEKVGSDPYCEMSINSKVEEKINVAAGTKASLSFLDCPNEDVRLTASEVISCQNAASCPVTLLTVPKLDSCLPMPLHSFTWHLSMPHDSTVDLLSPTGSLQQSLPGRGCNQSVSLHVAEEDGFSVGDFCFNGNIQKVQVHANVSVTATARDFNKTKGPFLNVSFSQEISETIIYRVSPNTLTPNLLATPNWPEGMRPSSTVSWIVTLPSQYQAHMQFVNVSQPKCLDWHTAITVKMLGYEEEILSRREDEQAKDKLLVPQSFYLNMSNCIPEEGHFGAVTEIVLQKKTNLLAIILGIAGALLLLIVVLAVVCIITKKKKKGRMNQESSIYMGKGNIFRPGDRHFTKTRSDNESHVYASIDETMVYGHLLGDSSYTDSIQDSFKGIQVDSYHTFTGPSDGQLPVIKEPDPEPEMEKMFLDPSETFIPSRPRTPINRQDSLGFQDRRMVDNELYTFKSTGDINTIRLSGVDMEPQPPINEESL